The Plasmodium falciparum 3D7 genome assembly, chromosome: 5 DNA window tatttttttacttGTAAAAATAAGGGGGTTGCTGGAGGTGTATTCGAATTTAACGTATTTggaattaaatatatgagCATTTCTAAAagcaacaaaaaaaaaaaaaaaatatatataaataataataataaaaaaaaaaataatgatatgttaacatatatatatatatatatattaataagcacgattagaaaatatttatttttaaatttatagatatatgaaaaaataattttttttccttctttttttaaatacatattatatatacctttTGTTTCTCCAAAGCCAATATTCTGTACATCCAAATTGTTCGGTGACGATAATCCAaatctattaaaaaaaaaaaatatatatatatatatatatatatatatatatataacaaatggAAACactaaaaagaaatatatatatttatatatatatatatatatatatttttttttttttttttattacgaatttttatttatttgaacTCCTGATACTACGATTTCGTTCTGGGTTTGATTTGTTACTGATATTTTGAGTTGAATTTttcctataaaaaaaataaatataaatataaatatatatttcatgtcCCTGAGATATTACatttgcatatatatatacatatatatatattttattttttttttttttttttcttcttactGTCAATACGATTTATTGAGGCAAAAATGGAGAGACCCGTCTGTCCCTTCAAACCAGCATCCTCTGATGATAATACCTGAACCATTTTGACCGGTGGAATTGTTTTTTGGGGTTTgctttcatcatcatttaatCCTATCAAGTCCATAGATTTTTTACTATCATCTGCATCATCGATATCATTATTGAATTCATCCGAAGAGTTATTATAAGAATCACTGGATGATTTAGAATGGtttgattttttattatcactaGAATAACtatcatatttttgtttgtccatttgttttttaatttttagaaCATGATTATCTTTATCATAATCGTCATCATCATAGTGATCATCTTGCAtatgatcattattattatcagaaTTTAAGGAAtaggaatttttttttgatataaaaGTTTCTGGTAATTTATGATATACAGATGATAACatggatatatttttaattaatttatttaatacttTGGTATCAGTAATTTTATTCTCTTCTTGTATTGGGGGTTTATCGGCAAGTACAATTTTTTTGGCAACATCAATATTTTTAGATAACAATCTCCAATAAATATAAGCCCTATCTCTTAAATCAGGATTATCACTTTCTTCTGTGGATAATTTTAAGACTTTGGTTATAATATCTTTTGTGTTTTTtgaacattttaaaaataatttgacGCTAGCCGTTAGAATTTGTAATTGAACATTATATGGTTCATCACTAAAATTTTCTAAAAAGGAATCTATTAATTCATCAGCATTATCAATACGTTCTACATATTCTcctattatccatattaagGATGCTTTTGCATTTGATTCATCTAAAGATTCTAGATTTTCACATAGAATGGTTATTATactttcatatttatttggaTATTTTCTAAAAATATCTTTAATTACAACTATACATTCTTGTATAACATAATTAATTTTGGTATCTATTAaatctaataatatattaatacatttttcaCTTGATTGTGGTAATTTTATTGCACAGCTACCTATAGCTCTTACACTTTTTTTAACAAATTCGACATCTACTTCTGTagaatattcttttaattcaTATAGAACAAGGTCTACATTTTTATCTGATACAAgtcttataataatatcaagtttttccatttttacaTAAGCaggttcattatatttacagAAAAACATATTGATTTTATCAGAGAGCATGTTGGGTAATTTCTGtgttattaaattaatatttcttaatGCAATATATTGAATTTCTGGTTCCGCAGATAAAAGTGTGACTAAAGATGGGCTTAATTTCTTAtgtacatttttaataaattctttATCATTGATTTTATCTAATAAGCATAAGATAACTTTAATAGATGATAGAACTACTGCTGAATTAGCATGTGATAATCTTGGTAATATTCTTTCTAAAACACGTTCAGCATCTTTACTAGTTTTAGGTTCATATAAAACTAATGCAtctaaaataaaaacttGTCCCCATTCTACACATTCATTAATAGCATTTAAAAgtttattcacattattttcatctttgTTTATAACATCTTTTAATATGCTCTTGTTTGAATTCTCACAAATATCCGTTAACGATATAACAGCATTAGCAACAACCATggcattattatcatctaaTATATCTAAAAGCGTATCTATAAAACCTTCTTCTTCTACTAATTTCGGtgatatatcatataatttgGCTATACATATAACAGCTGTTTTTCTTACGTATGGATCTTCATCTTTTAAACATCTCCTCAATGGTTCGATTAAATATTCTGTTATTTGTTCTAGTCGTATACATCCCATTGTTCGAATAGCTAAAGCTCTTATAAGGGGATTTGGGTCTGAGGAATCTTTTCGAAATGTATTAACAGCTAAAATAGCTAGTTCAGGTTGTACCTTAGCATAATTTATAACGTATAAATAAACAAGCTTCTTTAATTCTATATTCGATGTTTGCATGCAATTCACAACATCAGAAAATAATGTCGAGACATCTTTCCCAACAGTCATAGCAGCAATAATCTTTTTAATagcttccttttttttttccttatgaGAAGAATGTAATTCTTCTTTAAGCTCATGGATTTCTCCTTTTTTAGTCGTTTGAAAGTAGCGTAAATCAGACATATtgttaaaatgaataattaaaACAGTAatgaatatgtaaatataaatgtaataaatatgtaaaaataaatgcaacaatatgtaaatatatacggtatgattatatatatatatatatatatatatatatatatatatatgttcgatgataaatgtacaaaaataatggaagtaaaattaaatgaaacaaaaaaaaaaaaaaaaaagtaattatGATATTGGCACagatataaagaatatgtatatatatatatatatatatatatatatatatatatatatatatatataatatatttttataatattaatttattaatgattaaaatatacgatgatatgaataatatatatatatataaatgtatgtattattttagtttttcattatcatttcttttatttgatatgcaaatgtatatatattatatatatatatatatatatacataatttttataattaatttccTTTCCTTTTATGTTTCgttcttttttcttcctttcttttttttttttgggcatataatgaaaaaaaataaaataaaatatatatatatatatatgtatatattatagtattatcatatgaatatatttttatatttactaaaaaatatgataaatgtagaaaaatataaaagtgaaaataaatcttttaatgaattatattaacatttttgtttttgttatgaattatttattatatatatataatatatatataatattttaataaagaaaaaaaaattaatgtataaaaaatatttatacgcatatatataagattatacaaagtacatataaataatatattattatatatatatatatatatatatatttttttttttttttttattttcagaATAAATgttatgaaaaagaaaaatgactgaaatgaattataaattttatttatataaaaataaatacttatatttcagtgacatttttttaatatttattataaaaagtataataataaaatgtataatgtatatttatatattttatttttttatttaataatgtatttattCCTGTTGAacctttaatttttttttttttttttgcagtatgatattatataaaaaaacaaaaaaaaaaaaaaaaaaaaaaattgtttttttatattattttataaatatataattatatatatatatataaatatatatatatattattttattttatttatacattaacATTGTTGGTGCAAAattaatatgtttttatgtTCCTTAAGATGAGATAAATGTGGtagtacattttttttatatataaagttaTTGTTGATTTTgtcaatataaaatatgagaTATTATGTTGTTTGTATATTACAAACGTGTTCatcatgataatattttgtgtcatgaaaaaaaaaaaaaaaaaaagagttaTGACATTCTTAAAGGTTACaaaaatgtagaaaatattttattttaaaaggtttaatatttgaatttttaattgttttttcttGTCCCTATAAGGGGAACAcacataaatgaatatatataaatatatatatataatacatattttatataagagACACATACAAGTATGATTGTTATAGTTTTGCGTTGGATCATAtacataagaaaaaaaaataataaatatgaaacatacataaataaaaatatacatatatatatatatatatatatataaatgatgtaaaaaaaaaaaaaaaaaaaaaaaaaaaattcatatataagtaaataaatatgcataaatatagatacatacatatatatatatatatatatatatatatatatatatatatatatatacatatatatacatatatatatatacatatatatcttcAATTTTTACCTCTTTATGTGTCAGGTGCCACAATTTTGTTGTTGATGTGGTACATGTGATTAaagtttttatttcttttgttattttttaaatttttttcatttttatttttgaatcttaaatttttttgtatttgttGTTGATCATCATTTGAAGAT harbors:
- a CDS encoding AP-1 complex subunit beta, putative; translated protein: MSDLRYFQTTKKGEIHELKEELHSSHKEKKKEAIKKIIAAMTVGKDVSTLFSDVVNCMQTSNIELKKLVYLYVINYAKVQPELAILAVNTFRKDSSDPNPLIRALAIRTMGCIRLEQITEYLIEPLRRCLKDEDPYVRKTAVICIAKLYDISPKLVEEEGFIDTLLDILDDNNAMVVANAVISLTDICENSNKSILKDVINKDENNVNKLLNAINECVEWGQVFILDALVLYEPKTSKDAERVLERILPRLSHANSAVVLSSIKVILCLLDKINDKEFIKNVHKKLSPSLVTLLSAEPEIQYIALRNINLITQKLPNMLSDKINMFFCKYNEPAYVKMEKLDIIIRLVSDKNVDLVLYELKEYSTEVDVEFVKKSVRAIGSCAIKLPQSSEKCINILLDLIDTKINYVIQECIVVIKDIFRKYPNKYESIITILCENLESLDESNAKASLIWIIGEYVERIDNADELIDSFLENFSDEPYNVQLQILTASVKLFLKCSKNTKDIITKVLKLSTEESDNPDLRDRAYIYWRLLSKNIDVAKKIVLADKPPIQEENKITDTKVLNKLIKNISMLSSVYHKLPETFISKKNSYSLNSDNNNDHMQDDHYDDDDYDKDNHVLKIKKQMDKQKYDSYSSDNKKSNHSKSSSDSYNNSSDEFNNDIDDADDSKKSMDLIGLNDDESKPQKTIPPVKMVQVLSSEDAGLKGQTGLSIFASINRIDRKIQLKISVTNQTQNEIVVSGVQINKNSFGLSSPNNLDVQNIGFGETKEMLIYLIPNTLNSNTPPATPLFLQVAIRTNLDIFYFNVPYDIFVVFVENFHMEKDIFKKKWQIIEEAKESILMAVSPMVITSDMLIKRMKIFNISLIARRNVNNMELYYFACITTNNLVILSEVTIQPEKKNVKLCIRTDSSSVIPLYKLLFVKAFSLSVTQT